The nucleotide sequence gaaaatttaattttcctctcatatgtcaaaaaaatattaactataaaattaacaaatacacttaaatatttacataaaaatttactgaaaGAAAGTTAACATGTGCACCATTAACATACATAAACAAGAAAAATTTGAAGTAATTACTGGTTGCATAAAAAACctagacatacatacatacatgttgGTGATAAGtacaatacagtaaactcccggtataccgcgccccgatagatcgcggaatcgggtatatcgcgggtcaaaccatgtcccccaatcagatatgaataataataataataacacagtagaacctcgttaattcgtgatggtcgggaccgagataatcacggattaccgaatttcacggactagcgattaaaagtccggaaggtcttgtcaagcttctcagacaccggcgtgcagctgggttaaggccaaggtcatgtgacgtaacatctaccgaggcttactgcgccttggcagcagatggataaaaaatagtaaaatctccattattcgtgttaattgggacatgccgatgcccggataattaaaatcctgtaaaaaaaaaaaagtaataaacccggatatccgttcacggtaagggccgtcttcgaattagtctcggcttaaaaaaatacggcactgcttagctattagttcacggtcatttacaacagccgaagagagaaagataagatcgtgctgaacttgcacacataaattttgggtagccccccccccccccccctccccccttcatcccacttcgtccagcggaatgccagccagacacgtcactcgccaggcgcctgccgtgcgttggcgggtggaaacaaacaaagggagacgggaagcagaagtcaggacatccccctcaagtttaaagagtgataaatgtgacagctgaaaggggggcaacacaaagggtcggtacaaacagcgttgcagagtttggtggcccatgcgaaggcttgcagtgtttgccggccgccggcccgcgtgacgtgaattttaagcgctgacaatttttacttttttttttctgcacttttaaatcgtcccggattatccgattcccgaattagcgcgtcacggattaacgaggttctactgtaataataatggaataaatggttgacagccgattaggataattttgcgttgtaactcacaaactaagcatcgggcagaaaaaagcctaggcgtagaaaatgtccgcagtgaaattctaaataagatatctccgtacattattcctctatcttgtagtgttttcaaattatggtccaatccagcccagtgttattttctgaaacactagttcttaacattttttttaacccacaaataaagcatcggacaggggacccgataaagcccaccgtccagcgacattatccagcgtgactcggctggggattgattttggataggtttggttgacggcaagcgctgggaggggagaggcgagccgagaatatgcgaccaagacacccgggtagatggGAGGAGTGCAATATAAGCGCCAGTgttgagaggggcgattaagccggaagtggggaagtctggtgaccttgagtagttcactcatttccgtctgcactcttctcgtggtcacgtgtgttgacaagcggagacatataaatgttttgttacaacttgaacctacagacgtaatattattcgttgtattatacacgttcatctttttactttggtataatgttttaacattaaatagtaaagtaaatcagctagcgtatttttaatctttgccgaggaattcccagtggtccaatacttacgtgaaccatacggtaccacttttgccgtgaggtagtaaacaagccccggaaatgtttatgtgtagcggcctccagACCTTTAACCAGatgctggggaatataacacttgccgatccgagccacacacactcagcaactcgacacagcgtttgatggaataagtaaagacaacgtttaacagactttttaatacgtcgccactgattgcgctaaaattattttggcgcaatttttgtatcccacatgtgaccatttataatttactgtaagcatggataacaaagtttaaccactttacacgatagacgattctttattttatattgtacgaatgctagaatcgtttttcacgtatctgctgcatactttttattttgtcaatcaaactcggtactttgcgattcatattaggtttgaagtattactatggcctttctatttagaagactttgaccacagaatcgtgtgtaaccgcacacactgcacttactttgttacggacactcagacgaagcagatactgtggctgacaccacgagactggcagcagcttgtgtgccgcacgcccgcacgtgtgtatggcggcgtgtggcgcgctcgtaggccgtgcgacaaactgtgcgcggcatgcggaaaaataaaaaataaaaaattcaacatttaatatttatctttaaaatttattatttttattttttcacccgcgtttagtgaaaactgcggatgcaaagtccgcacaaaggcgggccgtctatactgtgcgtgcttgccgacctattagaacacaggcggtgttttatgccttttgaccttggtcacatcgaaacatcgcggttatgcaacaacgcgggtaaaagttatgtcccccgacaaccgcgttaaatagggagtgtactgtaattGCGATTATTATTCACAAGTCacatatcaaaaaaaatttttggtccATGCTCTAATTTTCCCACAAGTTTTCTAAATTACAACTTTAGTAAGtcatacaaaattataaattggaAGGAATAAAACTTGTAATGGTTGGCAAATTTattatcaattataaaaaaaatacttatcacCTAGTAATGTGTATAAGGCATAtgccatatttttaatttccaaagTGTCTTAAAAAATGTCATACAAATGTTGTTCATTGTGAAATTTTTTGTGATTGATAGATAAATCGACAACTTTTAGAAGTGAATATGAGTGATGTTTCCTTATGTAGCTAactatattaaaacttttttttcttctaataataaattttataacaatatcacagataataaaaaaacttatacaTTGTACAAGCGTATACATTTTGTTTGCACCACTTGAATTTAAGAAGACAGTTTGAATGCATTATAACTTTGCTAAATGTActtggaaatattattttgttaatcaCAACTGATTACATTgcttatttaaaaagaaattaaaattctttttcaAAGTACGTTCCGAACTTATGTATTTAGTTTAAACTAAATGCAAAATGTTACTGTGGTTATTTAaagtatcttaattttttttattttagttttgtttttctAACAGTTTCATGAAGACATAGAAACATATTGAATTTTCTagctataataaatatatttatattaatcaaagTGTTTTTAAACAGTTCAGGTACCTTAATATTTTGGCACACTTGcagttaaattatgtagtaaCTCAGCATACCTTGATctttaaattacaatatttagcCATTTATGTGTATCTTCCTCATGAAGTACACACTGttcatatatatgaatatatataaataaaatataatatatatgggtGCTTCAGCAAACATTCAGACTTTGGCAGCTCAATGTTGTGATTTAACAAACAAATCAAACCGGTTTATGAAGTACCAGACTAGCTTATTGCGtaccaatatttattttgttaggtTTTAGAATAATAATTAGCTGTCAAAAAAGTTCCAATTTATCTTGGAACTGTGCAGAATGTATGATTCTAcgtactaaaattaaaaaagtcgcCAGAGGTATTTTTCTATCTACGAGAGTTATGCCAAAAGAACACAATTTcactaattttctttttatacACCAAATAACCTGCGATGCTAGTGTTTAATGTTAAGACAGAGCAGTGTCTCCTCGCCTGGGGTGTCTTAATGAGCTCGTACCGACGGTCACCTACTTCTCGGTGGTcgttgttgatgatgatgatgatgatgatgatgatgatgatgatgatgatgatgatgatgatgatgatgaacatgggggagggggggggtggggggtggagaaTGTTCCTGCTGCCATATGCGCTACACCACACCTCCTCTCCTGTGCGTGTGTGGCAGGGTGGGGGGTGCCTTGACGGGCTCGTACCGGCGGTTGCCCACATCGCGGTGGTTTAcgtcgttgttgttgttgttgttgttgagggGAATGGGGAGCGTGTCCCTGTCGCCACACGTCCTGCACCACAGCCAGCCCAAGCAGCCGGCGATGGCCGCCAGAATCGCCAGCGCCAGCGGTATCAGGAACAGGAACGGCAGCGATGACGAGTCAAAGTCCTCGTCACCCTCGTAATCTGGAAGAACGATATAACACCTTGTGCATTATCATGGATCAAACACctactttattattttataatttttttccttaagagCCCTTTAGTGTCTTAGAATTTTACCATGGGCCATGTAAATcccttaatattattatttattacagtcacataaaaatacattgatttttttaaattcatttatgtTTGATTAGCAGCAATCAATGTTTTGCCCATGAAAGGAAAATTTAAACATGGCTTGTGAGAATGAAACTTAATGTCTGtttagacctttttttttttttttttaattttacaaagtaAAATTTACTAGTACTCCGTAATCTGAGACAAACAATAGGAAGTACAATCATTAGAAATGGGAAGCGTGAGCAACTCTCACTCAGTATTTGAGGGGAAGTGGAAGGTATCCTGGTGCGTGCTGACACTGACCTTCGCCCCTGAAGGGTCTGACGCCCAGGTAGGCCCCACCGTGGCTGTAGCCCTGCGCATTGATGGCCAGGCAGACGTAGTAGCCAGCGTGCTGCTCCCTCGCGCGCTGTATTATCAGCTTGCTGAGGTACAGTTCGTCCGTGAGCGCCGCCGTGCTGCTGTCGTTGAGGAGCTGCAACACGGCACAGTCGGCGCTCGCTGGTGCTGCCAGCGCAGGTCTCCGTGTCGTGCACGGGGTAAAACTATCAGACTTgggcggtaaccataacatatgGGCGGAGAAACTGAGCTAAAGGTGCAACGCAGGTTCCTGGAGTGATTTCGAGATTCCTTACCAGCTGTCTGCCTTTTTCattcttataaaaatacattttaaaaatggaaaCGGAACTCTTCATCCGCCTTCAGCGtattctcaaatgcttttcgtataCCGCTCCCGTTCGGATATCGTGAGTAGGTAAATTATAGAGCGTGTGGTTTTTCTGAAGTTCTGAAGCATCTGTGCCCGTGTGCCCAGGTATTCAGGTCCAATCATCAACATAAAGCAGATGTATGTGTGCTTCGAATCTACTTTGATATCCAACGAATTTAggaataatcatttttattgagacATGTAATTCTACTTAATGTCAACATTATAAGTTTGGTCGTTGAAATGTATTTATGCACCCTTGAaaaattcttgaattttaaaaaacatatgtacatttttttatgatCCCATTCTTTCTTTAAATATCACTCATAAAgttaaaagtttttgaaaaaaaattatttgaaaaaaatatagctTTAATCGCACATAAGGCAGTCCGTGCCTGGATTGGCATGGATGGGGTCGTACCTTGAGCTGGTACAAAAGGAAGTCCCTCGCAAGAGGTAAATAGGCGACACGTAGTATTGTTTGGATTTGgcacaaaacaaattttcatgAGCAAAAGTTCAGTGCAAAAAGTTTGAACGAACAACCATAAACATAACTGTGTCTATGCTACTCACAATTACGTTAAGCAAAGTTAAGCAGTCCCACAATTTTGTACGAAGTTTAAATTTACGTCATGAATCTTTAAAATTTGAACTTTGTCTTTGGAAATAAGTTTGTCAACGGAACTCAACATTTTTGTCTCTCGGCCCCCTGCATATACTGTGGTGGCACACTGCGCTTTTGACTGGACAGTGTTATTTTGGTGAAGGTCAGGGAGACAGCTGTTCGTCATATACCAGGAAGGCGAGAAATCGCGTATTTGCTCATGGCGACGATTAAATCCGGCCCCAGTAGGAATTTATCTTAGATGTGCAGACAGTCCAAATTTTTGCGTGGTAACCTCTACGTGAGACCCAATCAATCACACGAAGTCTGGAAGAAAGATAAAATGCGACAGCAGCCAATCAAGGCAAGGCGTGGAATGACTTACCTCGTAGTAATCGTCGAGATACTGGATGTAGTTGCTGGTGTCTCTGTCGCGGGCGTCCTGGCGACGAAACCACAGGACGGACGGCGGCTGTTTGCTCAGCACGCGGCACATCATGACGGCGGGGCTGGTTTCCAGGACCGTCAGGTTGGCAGGCAGCTTGTTCAGCAGCTGGGGCGGGGCACCCATTCTGTCTGCAACATGTCACGTGAGGTCCCTTTTACTCTGAAGTCTCTTTCTGACCTCGCTCATTTTACTTGCCGGAAACAGTGTGGCAGACGGGCAAGTCATCTGCTGGTTGTTCTGGCACAATCTACTTCTCCTGTGTCGTTCTTAGTGTTCAGTGCATTGTGATTTTCAGGACAACAAATAACTTATGTATCATGTTACAAATGTCAATGGTGATTGTAGGTTTATCTCTCATGAAATATTGAGTAAAGTAAGTATTTTTAACATGTATTCATTCAATTACTGCAGGTTATGTGGAGTACATTCGTACTGGCGATCTTACAATAAACACATACGACATAATTTGATTAAGCTCTCATCATTTGTGGCATGATATTAAGTATTACCTAAGCAGTTTCACATGCAGACGAATCTTAATTCGCAGTTGTATTTTTTGAGACGTCTGCTTTAATgccatgtaaaaaaaagttaaaaaaaaaaaacctcaagtcGTTCTCTTAAAACTCCTAGGGAACAAAAGACACTGCAAGGGGGCACGCCACCCCTGATGTCATCACCGAGGGGTTGACAAAACAACAAATTAAACTAAAGAAATTGGCaagcacttttttttctttcaatgataTTATGCAGATGAACTTGCTGTGTAGTTTGCACTTGAGAGAGATGTAATAACTCATTTCCTCTCAACCCTCAAAAGGTAttgattatataatttttcaatttgcAGAGAAAAAATTTTCGAGGGGAAAAAAGAAAGGCTTTAGGTGTTAATGTGTTcacaatgttatttaaataaaccatAAAGTAACTCTTGCAGGTTTGACTTCTTTTAATTAGTAACTTCATTATGGGGAAAAAAGGGGGTATGGAAAGTGTGAGGGGCAAGAAATTTTCTGCACTGGGTAGCACCTGACATTGCTATCCCACTTAATGCACCAGTCAAATCCTCAAGTCCTCCAATACCATCAAATCTTAAGTATTCAAAAGATTTTATATACAAAGTAAAAGATTCAtagaaaaatatttgagaaaGGGTAATTCAGAACTGTAAAGACTAGCAACTGTGTAGTTGACAATGACTCATTATTTATTCGTACAAAAGCTGCTCGGGAAATTTTTGTCTAGCCCTGAAGTGAACATATGTGATAagataagaaattatttaaataaaaacatttaattatgctttattttaaaaataaaatcagcgGTTTGAGTGTTTCttcaaaacttatattttctgtttttttgcttgtttaatattttattctgaCTAGAGATC is from Bacillus rossius redtenbacheri isolate Brsri chromosome 15, Brsri_v3, whole genome shotgun sequence and encodes:
- the LOC134539688 gene encoding fibroblast growth factor receptor-like 1 isoform X2 → MVAVFVLAVLWRSLLLPVLAQEQNWPEYLVVSPERPELIQILAGKEVRLHCGPKAKHPTQDRSRFHWTYKRCGFGYSFTNCDKVVNKKWQNVTCRSRVCHTRLVLTNAVENDSGLYRCMDRDHVLKTYQLDVVDRMGAPPQLLNKLPANLTVLETSPAVMMCRVLSKQPPSVLWFRRQDARDRDTSNYIQYLDDYYELLNDSSTAALTDELYLSKLIIQRAREQHAGYYVCLAINAQGYSHGGAYLGVRPFRGEDYEGDEDFDSSSLPFLFLIPLALAILAAIAGCLGWLWCRTCGDRDTLPIPLNNNNNNNDVNHRDVGNRRYEPVKAPPTLPHTHRRGGVV
- the LOC134539688 gene encoding fibroblast growth factor receptor-like 1 isoform X1; this translates as MILAGAYIGNIYLACKEFPKTAEPNAVMVAVFVLAVLWRSLLLPVLAQEQNWPEYLVVSPERPELIQILAGKEVRLHCGPKAKHPTQDRSRFHWTYKRCGFGYSFTNCDKVVNKKWQNVTCRSRVCHTRLVLTNAVENDSGLYRCMDRDHVLKTYQLDVVDRMGAPPQLLNKLPANLTVLETSPAVMMCRVLSKQPPSVLWFRRQDARDRDTSNYIQYLDDYYELLNDSSTAALTDELYLSKLIIQRAREQHAGYYVCLAINAQGYSHGGAYLGVRPFRGEDYEGDEDFDSSSLPFLFLIPLALAILAAIAGCLGWLWCRTCGDRDTLPIPLNNNNNNNDVNHRDVGNRRYEPVKAPPTLPHTHRRGGVV